The Paracholeplasma brassicae genome includes the window TGTGGATAACTTTATCCCCCAGGAGAGACGCTTTTATGTTACTATTTTAATACTAGAAGTTTGGAGTGATTTAAGTTGAAACAATACGAAGATTTATGGCAACAAGTCTTATCATCTTTGCATGAATTTTATTCAGAAGATATTTTTGATGAGATCTTTTCTCAGTTGTCAAATGTAAAAAAACACAGTGGTGGTTACATCTATGTGATTGCCCCTAATCCATACACAAAAAGCCGTATCGAACGTCTTTATCTCGGACGAATCAATCACATTGCAAGTACCATCTACAAGAAAGAATTAGTTAAATTCAAGTTCGTTCTTGCTGAGGAGCTGATTGGTGAGACATCCTTAGTCGGTCCTGAGAAAAATTTAGAGCATAAATACCGTCATGGCGACCTTAATGCAACCCTATCTTTCGATAACTTCGTTGTCGGTAAATCCAACCGATTTGCCTTTCAAATGGCCTTAAAAGTTGCCGATCAACCAGGTGTTGTCGCAAACCCGTTCTATATTTTTGGGGACGTTGGGCTAGGTAAAACCCACTTGATGCAAGCCATTGGTAATTACATCGCAGATAACGACATTACAAAGAATATCTTATACATAAAGGCTTCTGCTTTTATTGAAGAATTTGCTAACCAATTAAAAAATCAAACCATTGATGAATTTAATGAGAAATACAGAGACGTTGATGTCCTGTTAATCGATGACATTCAAATGATGTCTGGTGCACCAAAAACACAGATGGAATTCTTTAAAGTCTTTGATTTCTTAACCCAGCAAAACAAACAAATTGTTATCACATCCGATAAACCTGCCTCTGAGCTTAAAAACATCATGAGTCGTTTAACTTCTCGGTTTGAACAAGGCTTATTAGTTGATATTGGTGTGCCTGATTTAGAACACAGAGTCGAGATTTTAAGGAAAAAACTAACGACCGAAGCCCCAGATGTCAATGATCTTGATTTAAATGTCTTAGAATTCATTGCCTCTTATTTTAACACTAACGTAAGAGAACTCGAAGGTGCTTTAAAACGCGTCTTATTCTATTGTGTAACTAATAACATCGATATTAGTATTGACACCGCTACTGAAGCCTTAGATAGTCTAATTAAAACCAGGAAAAAAACAGCAGCTTTAACTGAAAATAACTACGATAAAATACAAAGTGTCGTCTCTGATTATTACGCAATTAGCGTTCATGATTTGATTGGTAAAAGACGTAACTCAAAATACACTTTACCGCGTCATATCGCAATGTATTTAATTAAAAATAAATATAACATCGCATATAAAACCATCGGAAGTCTCTTTGGTAACCGTGATCACTCAACTGTCTTAGCCGCGTGTGAAAAAATCGAAAACGAACTAAAACACAACAACGAAATGAAAATCGCAGTTGATACAATCTTAAAAAAAATCGAAAAATATTCAAATTAACTTGTGGAATAAATGTGTATAATATGGTATAATAATATTGTATTAAAGCCATCGTGAGTGTTTCCCACAAACCCACAGTGACTAACAACAATAATTTAAAGAAAAAGAAATAAAACATAAAGGAGCTGAGCTTATGATTTTCAGTATTAATCAAGATGTTCTACTAGATACACTTAATGTGGTTCAAAGAGGGTTACCAGTTAAAACACCACTACCAATTTTAAATGGCATTAAATTAGAAGTATTTGAAGACAAACTAATATTCACGACGAGCAACACGGATATCGCAATTCAAACAGTTGTTGAAGATGAATCCTTAGAAGTTACTTCACCTGGCCGTGTGGTTATTCCAGGTAAATACCTAATTGACATTGTTAGAAAAATTGCATCAAGCCGTATTGAACTGACGTTAATCGAAAACAAAATCTTAGTTATTAAAGCTGATCGTTCAGAATTTAAATTACACGTGATGGAAGTTGAAGACTACCCTGACGTTGATTTCCTTGATTCTGTGGCTCCACTTACCTTAGATGCCAAAACACTTAAGGCGATTATCAAAGAAACAAACTACGCCACTTCAGTGTATGAAAAACGCCCAATATTAACCGGTGTTAACTTTAAACATGAGGATGAAAAACTCTATTGTGTTGCGACTGACTCTTATCGACTAAGCCAAAAAGTGATTGAACTCTCAAGCGAGGTTGATCCATTTAATATTGTTATTCCAAATCGCAGCTTAGATGAGTTAAGTCGTATTTTAGACTCATTAAACGAAGACGTTCAAGTCTTTATTAACCCAAATAAAGTATTATTCAAATTTAGAAATATCATGTATCAAACAAGACTGCTTGATGGGGTATATCCTGACACATTAAGAATTATTCCAACCGAATTCCCAATTGTGATTAAATTTAACAAAGAAGAATTACTAAAATCAGTCGAACGTGTGAGTCTTCTTTCGCCACGAGATAAAGAAAATAACTATAACATCATTAAGTTAAACGTTCGTCCAGATTACATCGTTGAAATTAGTTCAACCAACAATGAAATCGGTGACGCATTAGAAGAAATCATTCCAACCGATGATGTGGTTGGACCAATGATTAAAATCGCATTTAGTTCTAAGTATTTAACCGAAGCATTAAAAGCTTTCACATCAAATGAAATTACATTAAATTTTGCTGGAGAAATTAAGCCGTTTGTTATTAAAGGTGACTTAGATCCAGATATGCTTCACTTAATCTTGCCAGTTCGAATTGAATAATAGTCTCTTTCATAAAAGCCTTAAATTTTTGTTTTAAGGCTTTTTTTGTCGTTTGGATTAAGTAGACATTAATTTTTAAAAAAGTGCGAGAAAAATGGCCTTATTTTCTTATATTATGATATAATATAATCAAACGAGGTATGAAATATGAAGAAATTTAAACTAAAAGAAGACTATATTACGCTTGGTCAGTTTCTAAAAGCAGCGGATTTTATTTCATCTGGTGGCATGGTCAAACCATTCTTAGAGGATAATGCAATCTTTGTCAATGACGAACTTGAAGCCAGACGTGGAAAAAAATTATACGACGGGGATCAAGTAAAAATTGGTCAAGAACACTACATGATTATCAAATGATCAAACGTGTCGTTCTAAGGCAATTTCGAAATCACGATAAACTACAACTGCAATTCCATTCAAACAAAGCGTTCATCTATGGCGATAACGGCAAAGGGAAAACAAGCATTCTAGAAGCCATTTATTATGGTTCCCTTACAAAGTCACATCGGACCACAGAAGATCGCTTCTTGATTAAAAATAACACCTTATTTTCGAATATATCAATCACGACAGACAAACATTTGTACGAGCTTGTCATCGAACCTTTTGGAAAACGAATGTTCGTTGATAAAAAGGCCGTTCATAAGACAAGTGATTATGTGGGTGGTTATCACGCCATCATGTTTTCACCAGAAGATTTGGAGTTAGTTAAAGGAATTCCATCCGTGAGACGTCAATTTTTAGACATCGAGATGTCACAAAAGGATAAGTCATACCTGTTCGTTTTGTCAAAATACAAACAAATCTTGAAACAACGAAACGCTTTACTTAAAAATCTAACACTCAAAGACGATTTAACATTCTTAAAAATACTATCTAGTCAGTTAAGTGTTGTAGCCGATCAGTTAATCTCTCAGCGGACTGAGTTCATTGAGGCATTAAATCAAGCGTTTAAAATCCATTTCACCCGATTTAATAAACAAGATGAAGTTGATATCGTCTACCAACCAAACACGCCCTTAAAAACGTTAGAACGTGTCTTAAATGAAAAAAAAGATAAGGACATCGTCACACAAACAACGAACTACGGGCCACACCGCGATGACTTCAGCTTAAAACTAAATAAGCAAGACGCAAAGACTCACGCCTCACAAGGCCAACAGCGTTTGATGGTATTATCACTAAAACTCGCTTTACTCGATTTAATTAAAGATAAACAAAAAGAAGTAGTTCTACTGCTTGATGATGTTTTAAGCGAACTTGATGATTTAAAGAAACAACAACTCATTACCCATTTACCAAACGAGCACCAGGTGATCATCTCTGGCGTTAGTTTTTACGGAAATAAAAAAGAGATTCAAGCGATTAATCTAAACGAAGGAGAAAATGAACATGGATCAAATCAACAATAACAACAATTACAATGCAGAAAATATCCAAATTCTAGAAGGCTTAGAAGCCGTTAGAAAACGTCCTGGGATGTACATCGGATCAACTGGTGAAAGAGGATTACACCACTTAGTATGGGAAATCGTCGATAACTCAATTGACGAATGTATGGCCGGTTATGCGGATGAAATTACGATCGAATTATTACCAAACAACATCGTAAAAGTCACCGACAATGGTCGAGGTATACCAGTCGATCTTCACCCGAAGACACATAGACCAGCGGTCGAAACCATTCTTACGGTATTACATGCCGGCGGTAAATTTGATGGCAAATCTTATAAAGTATCAGGTGGCTTACACGGGGTAGGTTCCTCAGTGGTTAACGCCTTAACGGTTTGGTTTAGAGTAACCATCGCAAGAGATGGCAAACTCTATCAACAAGAATACAAACGTGGTGTCCCACAATACGATTTAAAAGTCATTGGTGAGTCATCACACACCGGGACTGTTATTGAGTTTTTAGCAGACGATGAAATTTTTAAAGAAGTTAACACCTACGACTTTGAACGTTTAAGAAATCGTATCCAAGAATTGGCTTTTTTAAATCGTAACGTTAAAATCAACATCAGTGATCAACGAGATCCTAAAACAGAAAAGCACGTTTATTACTCGTATCAATACGAAGGTGGTATCATCGAATACGTTCACTTCTTAAACACCAGCAAACAAGAAGTTAATAAAACGGTCATCTACATCGAAAAAGAAATCGATGGCATCACCGTCGAATTAGCACTTCAATACAATAGCGACTATTCAACCAACTTATTTAGCTTTGCCAATAACATCCATACCCATGAAGGTGGGATGCATGAAGATGGCTTTAAACTAGCCTTAACTCGTGTGTTAGGACGTTATGCCCAAGAACAAAATATTCTTAAAAAAGACGAATCGTTCATTGGTGAAGATACCAGAGAAGGATTAACAGCAATTGTCTCAATTAAACACCCAGATCCTCAGTTCGAAGGTCAAACAAAAACCAAACTAGGTAACCCTGAAGTCCGTCAAATCACCAGCCAAATCACGGGTGAAATTTTAGAACGTTACCTAATGGAAAATCCAGCGGATGCGAAAGCAATCATCGAGAAAATTTTAATGGCTTCTCGCGCCAGAATTGCCGCTAGAAAAGCCAGAGAAGCAACCAGAAGAAAATCACCACTTGATATGTTAGGTTTCGCAAGTAAGCTTGCGGATTGCCGTAACAAGAGCCCTGAAATTTCTGAGATTTACATCGTGGAAGGGGACTCCGCGGGTGGGTCTGCAAAACAAGGTAGAGATTCAGAATTTCAAGCAATTTTACCACTAAGAGGTAAAGTTCTAAACGTTGAGAAATCGCGTCTTGACAAGATTTTAAGCAATAAAGAAATCTTATCAATGATCCAAGCGTTTGGTACAGGTATTGGTGAAGATTTTGACGCAGCAAAAGCCAGATATCATAAGATTGTTATCATGACCGATGCCGACGTCGATGGCGCGCACATCCGTACGCTACTACTAACGTTCTTATACCGTCACTTAAAAGGTTTAATCGATATGGGCTATGTCTACATCGCGCAACCACCACTATATAAAGTACAATCAGGTAAAAAAGTGGAATACGTTTACGACGAAGAACGTCTACCAAAAGTCTTAGAAGCCTTTGGTGGTAGACCACAAATCCAACGCTACAAAGGTCTAGGGGAAATGAATCCAGAACAACTTTGGGAAACCACTATGGATCCAACCACCAGAACCTTACTTAGAGTATCACTTCAAGACGCAATGAACGCCGATCAAGTGTTTTCAATGTTGATGGGTGAAGAAGTCGAACCAAGAAAGAACTTTATTCAAGAAAATGCAATTTATGCATCGAATATTGACGCATAGGAAGGAGCTATCATGGAAGATAATAAAGACATCGATGTAATTTTACCGGATATCGAAAATTCAGACTACATCCACGGTAAAATCAAAGAAATCAATATCGCTACAGAAATGAAAACTTCATTCCTAAACTACGCGATGAGCGTGATCGTATCACGTGCACTACCAGACATTAGAGACGGGTTAAAACCAGTTCAAAGACGTATTGTTTACGGGATGAACGAACTTGGGAATACCGCAGATAAGGCTCACAAAAAGTCAGCTAGAATTGTTGGGGACGTTATGGGTAAGTATCACCCACATGGTGACTCTTCAATTTACGAGGCGATGGTTCGTATGGCTCAACCATTTAGCTATCGTTATCCACTCGTTGATGGTCACGGAAACTTCGGTTCCGTTGATGGCGATGGTGCCGCAGCGATGCGTTATACAGAAGCAAGAATGTCTAAGATCGCAATGGAATTAATCAGAGACATTGAAAAAGAAACCATTGATTTTGGTGACAACTATGACGGCTCAGAACAAGAACCACTCGTTCTACCTGCAAGATACCCAAACTTACTCGTTAATGGTGCCACAGGGATTGCGGTCGGTATGGCAACGAACATTCCACCTCATAATTTAAATGAAGTGATTGATGGTATTATGGCATTAATGAATAACCCAGAAATCTCAATCGATGAATTAATGAATTACATTAAAGGACCAGACTTCCCAACCGGTGGTCAAATTCTTGGGATGAACGGTTTAAAACAAGCCTATCATACCGGTAACGGCTCAATTGTTCTACGTGCTGAAACTCAAATCGTTGAACATAAAAACGGTAAAACGTCATTAATCGTTACTGAAATCCCATATCAAGTCAATAAAACCAAATTGATTGAACGTATTGCTGAGGTTGCAAAAGAAAAAATCGTTGACGGAATTACCGACTTAAGGGATGAATCAAGCCGAAAAGGCATGCGTATCGTCATTGAATTAAGAAGAGACGTCAACCCTCACGTGATGCTTAATAACTTATTTAAGTACACACAACTTCAAAGCTCATTTGGGATCAACATGATTGCCTTGGTGGATAATCAACCGAAAACAATCACCCTAAAAGACGCTTTATACTATTACTTAAAACACCAAGTTGAAGTGATTCAACGACGCACAATCTACGATCTTAGAAAAGCAGAAGAACGTAAACATATCCTAGATGGGTTAGTCATTGCCTTAGAAAATATTGATGCGGTGATTGAATTAATTAAGAAGAGCCCTAACGCTGAGGAAGCAAGAGCGAACTTAATGTCAACCTACTTCTTATCTGAAATACAAGCAAGAGCCATCTTAGACATGAGACTTCAACGTCTTACCGGCATGGAAATTGAGAAAATCAGAGAAGAAAATAATGACTTAACGATTAAAATTACAGATTACAAAGACATCATCGCAAGTGATGAACGTAAAAACGACATTATCCGCACAGAACTCTTAGAAATTAAAGAACGCTTTGGTGATCGACGTATGTCAGTAATGAATCTAAAAACAGAAATATCAATCGATAATGAAGACTTAATTCCAGTCGAAGACGTCATCATTACGGTCACACATAATGGCTACATCAAACGCATGAGCGTGGATGAATACAAAGCTCAAAACAGAGGCGGCGTTGGTGTGACCTCAATTAAAATGCACGACGACGATTTTGTTGAACACATTCAAATGACCTCAACGCATGACTACCATTTATTCTTTACCAACACCGGTCGTGTTTATAAGATTAAAGGCTATGAAATACCAGAGGGCACAAGACAGTCCAAAGGCTTGCCTATTGTGAACATCTTGCCATTTGAAAAAGGCGAGACCTTAGTCACATTCACTTGTATCAAAGACTTCCAAGACGAACATAAGTTCTTATTCTTTACAACCAAAAAAGGCATTGTAAAACGTACCATGGTTAACGAATATCAAAACATTAGAACCAACGGTATCATTGCCTTAGGTCTAAAAGAAAACGATGAAGTAATCTCAGTTAAAGTCACCGATGGCAAATCACACATCATCCTTGGCGCAACCAATGGTAAAGCCATTCGCTTTGATGAAAACGATGCTAGAAGCATGGGTAGAACCGCATCTGGTGTGCGTGGCATGAGCTTAGGTGATGACGATGAAATCATCGGAATGACTTCAATCCATGACGACAATGAGGAAATTCTTGTGGTGACTGAAAATGGCTATGGTAAGAGAAGTTACGCAAGTGAATACCGTCTACAAACCCGTGGTGGTAAAGGGGTAAAAGCCTTAAATGTCACCGATAAAAACGGAAAACTTAAAGGTCTTAAGAGTGTCGATGAAGACATGGACGTCATCATCGTATCAGATAAAGGTATGGTCATCCGCTTACACGTCTTACAAATTTCACAAACCAAACGTGCCACACAAGGCGTTAGATTAATTAACCTTAAGGGTGATCAAACCGTTGTTACATTAGCGGCAGTCCCACACGAAGACGATCTAATTGAAGAAATAACCGAAGAAAGAATCACGGATAGTAAAGATGTAACACCAGAAGTTGTTAGCGAAAATCCAACTGAGGTTTGATGGTATTTACAAAATACACACAATAAGATATAATAACAATACAAATAGTTGATAGAGATAAGTAGTTTATTTGTTCGTCATAGAGAGTTAATGGTCGGTGCAAATTAATCGTAACAATAAATGAAATCTACTCTGGATAGGTGCTAATCCCACCCGCTTAGAAAGCGTTAAAATGAGAAGAGCCAGTAACCTACGTTATTGGAATTAAGGTGGTACCACGGAAATACATTCGTCCTTAGGAAATTTTTTAACGATTTCTTAAGGACTTTTTTTTCTAAAAAACCAAACGTAAAAAGGAGAATAATTATGTTAGACATCAAATGGATAAGAGACAACTTAGATGAAGCAATCAAACGATTAAATACCAGAGGAAAAGACTTTTCTTATTTAAAAGAACTAGTCAATCAAGACGACAAACGAAGAGAACTCATCGCAGAAGTTGAACAATTAAAAAATAAACGTAACGTCGATTCGAAAAAAATAGGTGAACTTGCAAGAGCCAAAGTTGATACCACAGAACTTAAAGAAGAAGTGCGTCAAATCGGCGATCAAATTAAGGTCTTAGACGATCAAATCGCCATCTTAGACGAACAAATCAGAGAAACGTTACTCATTACCCCGAATCTCCCAAATGACTTTGTTCCTGTGGGATTAACAGATAAAGAAAATGTCGAGTTATATAAATGGGGCACACCAAAACAATTTTATTTTAAAGTCAAAGATCACACCGAACTCGGTGAAGCACTTGGTATCCTTGATTTTGAAAGAGCCGCTAAAATCAGTGGCCCAAGATTTGTTGTTGATAAAGGCTTAGGTGCAAGATTAGAGCGTGCACTCATTCAATTTATGATGGATACGCACTCAGAAGATCACGGTTATACTGAAATCATTCCACCATACATCGTTAATGAAGCAAGCATGTATGCGACCGGTCAGTTTCCTAAATTTAGAGAAGATTCTTATCAAGTCATTAGTGGTGATGGCGCTTGGTATTTAAACCCAACGGCAGAAGTACCAACGATTAACCTTCATCGCGATGAAATTATTGAGGGGGATCAATTACCAATCAAATACGTCTCATACACCACCGCATTTCGCAGTGAGGCCGGCTCTGCTGGTAGAGACACCAAAGGTATTTTAAGACAACACCAATTCAATAAAGTAGAACTCATTAAGTTCACACAACCGGAACAATCCTATAAAGAACTAGACTACATGTTAAAGAATTCAGAGAAGATTCTTCAACTCTTAAAACTACCTTATCGTGTGGTAACACTTTGTAGTGGTGATATGGGGTTTGCAATGGCTAAAACCTACGACATTGAAGTGTGGTTACCAGGTCAAAATACTTACCGTGAAATTGGTTCAATTTCAAATGCTGAAGACTATCAAGCAAGAAGAGCAAATATTCGTTTCAAACGTAATAAAGAATCAAAAACAGAGTATGTACATACCTTAAATGGCTCTGGTTTAGCCATCGGTCGTACCATGATTGCGATCATGGAGAACTACCAAAACGAAGACGGGTCAATTACCATTCCGGATGTGCTTGTACAATACATGCACACAACCATTATCAAATAACACAGTTTTACATATTTCTTTGATAATTCACCCATAAAGATAAGTTAGAATAGAGCCATAAGTTCATTTCTAACTTATTTTCTCCTTTTTTCTCAATATGATATAATTAAAGTGCCCCTACTCCAAAGGGCACTTTAAAACTATTCTTAGGAGGTACATACCATGAGAATCTATTTAGTAGAAGACGAATTTGACCTATCACAAATCATTCGAAAATACCTTGAAAAAGAAGGGTTTGAAGTAACGGTTTTCCATGATGGTGAAACCGCAATAAAACACACCAAAGACGATATCGATCTTTGGATTTTAGACATTATGTTGACGGGTGAAATTAACGGGTATGATTTAATCGAATCGATTAAGAAAAACCGTCCTTATGCCGCAACCATATTTACTTCAGCAAGAGATCATGACCTTGATCGAATCAGAGGGTTAGAACTAGGTAGTGATGACTATCTTGCAAAACCATATTCACCACGAGAGTTGATTTTACGAGTAAAAGCAATATTGAAACGAACTCAAAAACAAGCAGGTACGACATTAAATTACGACATCTATGAAGTCAATATTGAAAAGCGTACGATTCGTGCGAATGAAGAATTAATTGATTTAACCAATAAAGAGTTTGAACTTTTACTATTCTTTCTTGAAAATCCAAACCAAGCATTTTCAAGAGAACAAATCTTACAACACGTCTGGGGCGTAGACTATTTTGGGTCTGACCGTGTCGTTGATGACTTACTTAGACGTCTTAGACAAAAAATGCCTCTGTTAAAAATAGAGACCATTTATGGGTTTGGCTATAGGTTGTTGTAATGAGGAAGTTTAAATTATCGACGCAGTTGATTATACTGTTTTCTACTGTGACCTTATTTTCGTCCCTCGTTTTTGGATTAATTAGTTATAGAAACTATCAAACCGTTTATATGGGTTTGGCTAAAAATGAAGTCTCAACCTACATTGAAACGATTAAGTATCAACCAAGAGAAGTTGACAACAAATCTTACTTAGGTTACATTGACTTTATTGTCAAAAGAGAAGGATTGTTTAAAGTCAATTTGGTTGGTCAACCCATCTATTCAGACAACGTCAAAGAAATGACGAATAATAATGAAGCCATCATGCTAGAGATACTTGAAAAAGGTTATGCTGGTGATCAATTTGAAGTTCATACCAAAGACAAACAAACGTTTTATGTATTAATCAGATCGGTTTCAAAAAATCCAATCACTCAAGAAGATAGATATATTATTGGTGTTATGGATGATTCCTACATTAATGCATTAAAAGGGACGACTGCGCAAGAAGACGTACTACTTACGTTTTATGGCACATTCGTGGCATTTGCCATCATCACATTGATTGGAAACATCTCACTTGTTTTATGGAGTCGTTTTGTTGCAAATCGTGTAAAAAAAATCAAAAATGAAGTCTCACATTTTACAAGCTCTGGTTATCAAAACGAACTACGCTTAGAAGGAAACGATGAGATTAAAGAGTTAGCAGATGCAGTAGAGAGTTTAAGAATTGAGATTTTAAGAAACGAAAAAACAAAACAAGAAATGTTTCAAAATTTATCTCATGATTTAAAAACACCCATTTCGGTTATCTCATCCTATGCCGAAGCGATTAGAGATGGTGTCACTGATATATCTGATGCTCAAATCATTATGAAACAAGCAGATAAACTTCAACAAAAAGTAA containing:
- a CDS encoding sensor histidine kinase → MRKFKLSTQLIILFSTVTLFSSLVFGLISYRNYQTVYMGLAKNEVSTYIETIKYQPREVDNKSYLGYIDFIVKREGLFKVNLVGQPIYSDNVKEMTNNNEAIMLEILEKGYAGDQFEVHTKDKQTFYVLIRSVSKNPITQEDRYIIGVMDDSYINALKGTTAQEDVLLTFYGTFVAFAIITLIGNISLVLWSRFVANRVKKIKNEVSHFTSSGYQNELRLEGNDEIKELADAVESLRIEILRNEKTKQEMFQNLSHDLKTPISVISSYAEAIRDGVTDISDAQIIMKQADKLQQKVKMMLDINKLEYISDKSEYEDIALKNVIQNVVNNNRLRLQAFDVILDLDDSTFKGIKENYHTVVENIIDNAIRYAKSTLIIKLKNKELSFYNDGPDIEEKYIESLFKPYEKGSKGQFGLGMSIVQKTVNTFGLSLTVKNANPGVVFIIKEQ